A single window of Oreochromis aureus strain Israel breed Guangdong linkage group 7, ZZ_aureus, whole genome shotgun sequence DNA harbors:
- the nap1l4a gene encoding nucleosome assembly protein 1-like 4a isoform X1 — MEANKGKGDQGMQNPSGQVDRPVSFHFLESMLPKAVKRRVHALKRLQVQCANIEAKFYEEVHELERKYAALYQPLFDKRRDIVTGTVEPTDEECEWHSDRDEEEELAEEVKEKAAIEDAKKEEATPEEDPKGIPEFWLTIFKSVDMLSDMLQEHDEPILKHLKDIQVKFSEPGEPMSFTLEFHFEPNGYFNNAVLTKVYKMKSEPDPSDPFSFEGPEIIDCEGCQIDWHKGKDVTVKTIKKKQKHKGRGTVRTVTKQVPNDSFFNFFNPVKAPPDGEMDEDSEFTLATDFEIGHFFRERIVPRAVLYFTGEALEDDESFEEEELEEGEEEEQDEEGDDDDDEGDFDPKKEQPQPAECKQQ, encoded by the exons ATGGAAGCCaataaag GTAAAGGGGATCAAGGGATGCAAAATCCAAGTGGGCAGGTGGACAGACCTGTCAGCTTCCACTTCTTGGAAAG CATGCTTCCCAAAGCAGTGAAGAGGCGAGTGCATGCCTTGAAAAGACTACAGGTGCAATGTGCTAACATAGAGGCTAAATTCTATGAGGAGGTTCATGAGCTTGAGAGGAAGTATGCCGCTCTCTATCAGCCACTGTTTGACAag AGACGCGATATCGTCACAGGAACAGTGGAACCCACAGATGAGGAGTGTGAGTGGCACAGTGAcagagatgaagaggaggagctaGCT GAGGaagtaaaggaaaaagctgctaTTGAGGATGCAAAGAAAGAGGAAGCCACACCAGAGGAAGACCCAAAAGGCATCCCTGAGTTTTGGCTCACTATATTCAAGAGTGTGGACATGCTTAGTGACATGCTACAG GAGCATGATGAGCCCATCCTTAAACACCTGAAAGATATTCAAGTCAAGTTTTCTGAGCCAGGAGAGCCAATG AGTTTTACATTAGAGTTCCACTTTGAGCCCAATGGTTACTTCAACAATGCAGTTCTCACTAAGGTCTACAAGATGAAGTCAGAGCCTGATCCCTCAGATCCTTTCTCATTTGAAGGACCAGAGATCATTGACTGTGAGGG CTGTCAGATAGATTGGCACAAGGGGAAGGACGTGACAGTGAAAACCATtaagaagaagcagaagcatAAAGGGCGTGGCACGGTCCGCACTGTTACCAAACAGGTCCCCAATGACTCCTTCTTCAACTTCTTTAATCCTGTTAAAG ccCCACCAGATGGAGAAATG GATGAAGACTCTGAGTTCACCCTAGCCACAGACTTTGAGATTGGTCATTTCTTCCGTGAAAGAATAGTTCCCAGAGCAGTGCTGTATTTCACTGGAGAGGCCCTGGAAGATGACGAGAGC tttgaagaggaggagctggaggagggagAAGAGGAG GAACAAGATGAGGAAggtgatgacgatgatgatgagggAGACTTTGATCCCAAG AAAGAACAGCCCCAGCCGGCTGAGTGCAAACAGCAGTAA
- the nap1l4a gene encoding nucleosome assembly protein 1-like 4a isoform X2 gives MEANKGKGDQGMQNPSGQVDRPVSFHFLESMLPKAVKRRVHALKRLQVQCANIEAKFYEEVHELERKYAALYQPLFDKRRDIVTGTVEPTDEECEWHSDRDEEEELAEEVKEKAAIEDAKKEEATPEEDPKGIPEFWLTIFKSVDMLSDMLQEHDEPILKHLKDIQVKFSEPGEPMSFTLEFHFEPNGYFNNAVLTKVYKMKSEPDPSDPFSFEGPEIIDCEGCQIDWHKGKDVTVKTIKKKQKHKGRGTVRTVTKQVPNDSFFNFFNPVKAPPDGEMDEDSEFTLATDFEIGHFFRERIVPRAVLYFTGEALEDDESFEEEELEEGEEEEQDEEGDDDDDEGDFDPKA, from the exons ATGGAAGCCaataaag GTAAAGGGGATCAAGGGATGCAAAATCCAAGTGGGCAGGTGGACAGACCTGTCAGCTTCCACTTCTTGGAAAG CATGCTTCCCAAAGCAGTGAAGAGGCGAGTGCATGCCTTGAAAAGACTACAGGTGCAATGTGCTAACATAGAGGCTAAATTCTATGAGGAGGTTCATGAGCTTGAGAGGAAGTATGCCGCTCTCTATCAGCCACTGTTTGACAag AGACGCGATATCGTCACAGGAACAGTGGAACCCACAGATGAGGAGTGTGAGTGGCACAGTGAcagagatgaagaggaggagctaGCT GAGGaagtaaaggaaaaagctgctaTTGAGGATGCAAAGAAAGAGGAAGCCACACCAGAGGAAGACCCAAAAGGCATCCCTGAGTTTTGGCTCACTATATTCAAGAGTGTGGACATGCTTAGTGACATGCTACAG GAGCATGATGAGCCCATCCTTAAACACCTGAAAGATATTCAAGTCAAGTTTTCTGAGCCAGGAGAGCCAATG AGTTTTACATTAGAGTTCCACTTTGAGCCCAATGGTTACTTCAACAATGCAGTTCTCACTAAGGTCTACAAGATGAAGTCAGAGCCTGATCCCTCAGATCCTTTCTCATTTGAAGGACCAGAGATCATTGACTGTGAGGG CTGTCAGATAGATTGGCACAAGGGGAAGGACGTGACAGTGAAAACCATtaagaagaagcagaagcatAAAGGGCGTGGCACGGTCCGCACTGTTACCAAACAGGTCCCCAATGACTCCTTCTTCAACTTCTTTAATCCTGTTAAAG ccCCACCAGATGGAGAAATG GATGAAGACTCTGAGTTCACCCTAGCCACAGACTTTGAGATTGGTCATTTCTTCCGTGAAAGAATAGTTCCCAGAGCAGTGCTGTATTTCACTGGAGAGGCCCTGGAAGATGACGAGAGC tttgaagaggaggagctggaggagggagAAGAGGAG GAACAAGATGAGGAAggtgatgacgatgatgatgagggAGACTTTGATCCCAAG GCATAA
- the phlda2 gene encoding pleckstrin homology-like domain family A member 2 has translation MKMSAAEICQVLKEGELEKRSDNLLQFWKRKTCVLTTDSLNIYPDTQKRSKGKELKLQSIKKVDCVERTGKFVYFTIVTTDNKEIDFRCSGEENCWNAVITMALIDYQNRKAIQDFKTRQDNESASPGQQERRMARAP, from the coding sequence ATGAAAATGTCAGCGGCAGAGATCTGCCAGGTTCTCAAGGAGGGAGAGCTGGAGAAGAGGAGCGACAACCTGCTCCAGTTTTGGAAGAGGAAGACGTGCGTCCTGACCACGGACAGTCTCAACATTTACCCTGACACGCAGAAGCGTTCCAAGGGCAAGGAACTCAAACTGCAGTCCATCAAGAAAGTAGACTGCGTGGAGCGCACCGGCAAGTTCGTCTATTTCACCATCGTGACCACAGACAATAAAGAGATCGATTTCCGGTGCTCCGGAGAGGAGAACTGCTGGAACGCAGTGATCACCATGGCCCTGATTGATTACCAGAACAGAAAAGCCATCCAGGACTTTAAAACGAGACAGGACAACGAAAGCGCGTCACCGGGACAGCAGGAAAGGCGCATGGCGAGAGCGCCCTGA